GGCCGGTCAGGGTGAGTGAGGTCGAGGCCCAGCAGAAGCAGATCCTGCAGGTCGTCAGACGGCTTGCGGACGACGGCCAGCTCGTTTTTGGCGGCAAGAACGAAGAAAGTTATGTGTGAGTAATATTCGCGCTCCGATAAGGAAACCTCTCAAGGGATTGCCCGAATGAGATCGAAGGCCAGCCGCATTATCCCGAAAGGGCAGTTCTCCACTTATCGCCACTGGGAGATGGATGCCTTTGAGCAGCCGTTACCCGCGCCCGTGTCCCCATCTGCACCTACGCCCGACGACCGTCCGGGCGGGCAAGGCGAGGATGAGCACGTCCCGGCTCACGTCACCATGTCCCTGCCTACAGTTGACGAAATCGAACGAATGCATTTGCAGGCGCAGGACGAAGGATATGCGGCGGGATATGAGGCGGGCCGGGAGACGGGCTTGAAGGCGGGCAGGGAGCACGCCGAAGCCGAGGCCATGAAATTGCAAGCCCTGCTCCGCAGCTTCGATCAGGCTCTGGCTGATGCCGATCAGGCGATCGGCCACGATCTGCTTACGCTTGCCCTCACTCTTGCCAAGCAGATGGTGCGCGAGGCGCTACGGATCAAGCCCGAGCTGGTCTGCTCGATTGTGCGCGAATGCCTGCGGCAAGAGCCCGCGTTCAGTCAGCCGGCGCAACTCCTGCTGCATCCTGAAGATGCTGTGCTGGTGCGGGAGCATATGGGCCACGAGCTGAACGATTGCGGGATTTCGGTCGATCCCCAGTTGGAGCGGGGCGGGTGCCGGGTCAAGATCGGCAACGGTCATATCGACGCCGTGATGGCCACACGCTGGAATCTCATTGCCCGGGCATTGGGTCAGCATGATGACTGGCTGGAACGATAAGATGCAAGCGCCGACTCATGCCGAGCAGTGGCGCAGCTTTCTCGGAGGCTGCGGCGACTTGGCGGCGACTACCGCGCCCTTTCAGCTGTCAGGCAGCCTTACCCGGGTAACCGGACTGATCATGGAAGCATCAGGACTTCGCCTCGGGGTGGGTAACGGCTGCACGGTTCTGATGCCCGATGG
The window above is part of the Nitrosospira sp. Is2 genome. Proteins encoded here:
- a CDS encoding flagellar assembly protein FliH; this translates as MRSKASRIIPKGQFSTYRHWEMDAFEQPLPAPVSPSAPTPDDRPGGQGEDEHVPAHVTMSLPTVDEIERMHLQAQDEGYAAGYEAGRETGLKAGREHAEAEAMKLQALLRSFDQALADADQAIGHDLLTLALTLAKQMVREALRIKPELVCSIVRECLRQEPAFSQPAQLLLHPEDAVLVREHMGHELNDCGISVDPQLERGGCRVKIGNGHIDAVMATRWNLIARALGQHDDWLER